ACAAATCTTCTGTGAAAATGAGACCGTCGATAATTTACGCTGGTGACTGCACCCTCATTGGAACGACCAGAGGGAGGGTCAAGGTAAAGGTGGTCCCTTTGCCGACTTCACTGGTCACTTTGAGCTCCCCACCATGATTTTTGACGATGTCATAGGAGATGGTCATCCCCAACCCGGCCCCTTTGCCGATCTCTCTGGTGGTGAAGAACGGCTCAAAAATCCGTTTAAGGTTGTCTGCCGGGATGCCGCAACCGGTGTCGGCGACCGCAATATAGATTTGTTCGCCGTCACACCAGGTCTTGATTCTGATTTCGCCTTGTTTCTCAATTGCTTGAGCAGCGTTAAGTAGCAGATTGCCGAACACCTGGCTGAGTTGGTGAGGGTAGCAGGAGAGGTGGGGCAGTTCGCCGAAGTCACGTTGAATAAGGGCCTTGTTTTTGATCCCGTTCCAGACCAGATTGATGGTGGTCTCCAGGCAGCGGTTGATGTCGGTAGGCTCGCGGTCGTTTACATCTCGCCGGGCAAGATCCTTGAGGCCATCCACAATTCTCCGGATCTGATCAGTTCCCTCCAGAGATGCGGCGATGAGTTTCTGTCCCTCCGTCAACAGGTCATCGATTTTATGCATTTTACCTGATACGGCAGCTGGGTCGCGGGCCTCATCAGTCGCCTGTTCCGCTATCACCTTCTCCTGAATGCCCGGCTGCCCGAGAACCTTGCAGAAATATGTGTTCAGGGTGGACAGATTACTTTTGATAAAGCCGAGCGGGTTGTTGATTTCGCGGGCCACCCCGGCTGACAGCTGGCTGGTCGAGGCCATTTTGTCCTGGTGGCGGATCATTGCCAGGGATGTCTGGAGGTCATTAAGTGTCTGGCTGGCTCGCAGCATATAGCGCAACCGGTAGCCGAGCATAATTAAGTTGAAAGGTTTGGTGGTAAAGTCAGTGGCCCCGGCCTCATAGGCACGTTGAGCGGAGTCCACATCGTCCAGACCGGTGATAATCATCACCGGGACGTGTTCGCCGGCGGGTCGTTTCCGCAAGGCACGGCAGGCATCAAAGCCGTTCATGACCGGCATCATGGCATCCAACAGCACAGCTTGTGGCTGTACCTGGTCAAAGACTTCTAGCGCGGCTTCGCCGTTTTCAGCTTCGGCAATGATGAACCCCTCTTCCTGTAAAAACATGCACACCATCACCCGGATGGACGCATCGTCATCCACCACCAGAATCAGAGGACTTTTTTTTTCAGCGCCGGCCAATGTTCGCTCCTCATAAAAATGCCAATGGCGTTTTGCTTTTACAAATTCTCAGGAACAACGCCTTAATCCTGTATTATTAGCATGGTTTTATGTCAATAGCGATTATGTAATGTTTGCTTTTGTGAGATTTGAAATAAATTGACTTGCCGCGACCGCTGTGATAGTTGAGGCGGAGAGTTTTTAATCCGTGAGGAATACTGAATGATCTTGGCAGCGGCGGCAACAGAGGCGACCATGGCGGCAATCGACCGCCGGAGACTGTCTACAGCCTAAGCCGTTGTGAATCACAATTGAGCAGTTTTTATCAGGCCATGGACAGTCACTGTTCATGGCTTTTTAGCATCCGGAGATTCAGGAGAGAGACTATGCGTAACAATATCGTGCACATCGGGGCTGGCGAGTTAATCTACGAAATCCGCGCGATCGTCGAGATCGCAGAAAAGATGAACCGCCTGGGGATCAAAACCAATATGGAAAATATTGGCGATCCGATCGCCAAGGGGGAAAAAATCCCGCAGTGGATGAAGAAGATCGTTGCCGATCTGGCGATGCAGGACTGTTCTTACGGGTATTGCGCGACCAAGGGTCTGCTCGGCACACGCCAATTTCTGGCTGATTTGACCAACGCCCGCGGCAAGGCGCAGATCACCCCGGAGGATATCATCTTTTTCAACGGTCTGGGCGACGCGATTCAAAAGGTCTACGGCCTGTTGAGTCGTGAGGCGCGGGTCATTGGACCGTCCCCCACCTATTCGACCCACTCTTCGGCGGAGGGCGCACATGCAGGGCAGAAGCCTGTGACTTATCGACTGAATCCGGATAACAACTGGTATCCTGATCTCGATGATCTGCGCCTGTCGGTGCAATACAATCCCGCCATCTCCGGGGTTCTGATCATCAATCCGGATAACCCGACGGGAGCTGTGTACCCGGAGCGGATTCTCAAGGAGATCATCGCTATCTGTACGGAGTATGATCTGTTCCTGATCTGTGATGAGATCTATCACAACATTGTGTTTAACGGCGAAAGCACCAAACCGATCTCAGACCTGATTGGTGACCTGCCGGCGATCTCGATGAAGGGGATCAGCAAGGAACTCCCCTGGCCTGGATCACGCTGCGGCTGGATCGAAGTTTACAATGCCGATAAAGACCCGGTTTTTGCCAAGTATATCCAGAGTATTCTGAACTCGAAGATGGTCGAGGTCTGTTCGACGACGCTGCCGCAAAAAGCGATCCCGAAGATTCTCAGCCACCCGGAGTACCCGCTATATCTGGAGACGCGTCGCCTGCGCTACGAGAAATATTCAAATATCGCCTATGATATGTTGAAGCAGGTGCCCGGGCTTAAGGTGAATCGCACCAATGGTGCCTTCTACATGAGCGTCGTGTTCAAGGCGGGTCTCTTGAACAATCAGCAGTCGCTGCCGATTGAGAATGCTGATGTGCGAGCACTGGTCGATGGCTTGATCAATGTCCCGGGCGTCAGCCATGATAAGCGCTTTGTCTATTATCTGCTGGCCTCGACCGGTATTTGCGTGGTGCCGATTTCGTCTTTTTGTACCGATGAACGTGGTTTCCGTGTGACCCTGTTAGAGATGGACGAAAAGGAATTTACCAAAGTGTTCAAGACTCTGGCCAGGGCGGTCGGTGATTATCTTTCTTCCGGCGAGCGGCGTGCGGCAGACGCAAAAATGGTAGACTGACCGCATGAGAAATTTTGCTGCCAATCAACTGATCTCTTCTCGTGACGACCTGCTCGCTTACCTGCGCTCTGGGGCGCGTCCCCGTGAAGACTGGGGGATCGGCCTGGAGACAGAAAAGCTGGTAATCGACGCTGGAACCGGCGAAGCGGCAAGTTATGGGCAGATTCGTGAGCTTCTGACCCAGCTTGATGGGACGGCAGGCTGGCAGGGGATCTATGATGATGAAGCCCTGATCGGCCTGCAGGGGAAGCGCTCCTCGGTGACGCTTGAGCCAGGGGGGCAGCTCGAGCTCTCGGGTCGGCTCTGTTGCGATATGCACTGTAACAAACGCGATCTGGCGCGTTACACCGCGCAGATCAATGAGGTTGCGCCGCGTCTGGGGCTTGCCATTCTTGGTTTTGGGATTCAGCCCTTCACCCCTTTGCCACAGATCGAGTGGCTACCGAAAAAGCGCTATGCCATCATGGGTCCCTATATGCTCAAGACCGGTGACATGGGGCAGCGGATGATGAAGCAGACCGCCGGGACTCAGGTCAATCTCGATTATCTGGATGAGGCGGATTGCGTGCGCAAGCTGCGGCTGCTGCAGTGGCTCGCTCCGGTCTTCTATGCCTTGTTTGCAAACTCCCCGTTACTGGACGGGGTCGAATGCGGCTATCTGTCGGTACGCGGCGAGATCTGGTCACGCACCGATAATGATCGCTGCGGACTGATTCCGGCCTTTATGGAGAAGGGCGGATCCCTCGATGACTATGTCGCCTATGCCCTGCAGACGCCGCTCTATTTTTTGCAGCGGGGGGCAAGACTGGTCGATATGACCGATCGACGGATCAGCTTCGCCGATTTCCTTGAACAGGGCGCGAAGGGAGAGGTTGCCTGTTTGGGTGACTGGGATGTCCATCTCTCGACCCTGTTCCCTGAGGTTCGTTTACGCCCTCAGCTTGAACTGCGGACTCCTGACAGTCTGCCTCCAGATTTTGCGCTCGCGGTCGCGAGTCTGGTCAAGGGTCTTTTTTATGATGACCTGGCTCTTCAGCATGCTGAAGCTCTTATAGAGGATCTGAATTTAACCCGGAGACAGGAGCTTTATCGGGAATCCTGGCGGATCGGATTGAAAGCCCGTTTTGGTGAGGCAACTCTGCTGGAACTGGCGCGTGAACTCGTTGCGTTGGCCCGACAGGGGTTGGCCCGCCAATATCTTCAGGGGTACAACGCGGATGATGAATCCTGTTTCCTTGACCCGCTGGAACCAATTTTAAGGTCGGGGGAAACCCTGGCCGAGCTCGTTTTGGCGGGATGGCATGGCAGCCGGCAGCAGAAGTTGAAGCATCTGCAGCATTTCTGCGGCTATGCGTTTAAAGCCTGAGCCTAACCAGGAGACTGCACAGATGAGCAGTCCTTCTATGTTGATATGGACTCAGATTTTTGTGCGGGACTCCCTGTGAGAAAAAGCCGGCGCAACCCTGTATCCCCCCTTGTCTTTTCGACGCGTTCCTGTTTCAATGTCAGCTCTCGACCGGGCGGAAATCCCTGACCCGGCGTTCTTTTTTCTTCTTATGAAGTGATAAGAGTCGTTCGAACGCAGCCGCCCAACAAAGGAGTTTTCATGCTGCCGAAAGAATTTACTGCCCCCATCGTCAAAGAATCGATCAATACCATTCGCTTGCTGGCGGCTGATGCCGTTGAAAAGGCCAACTCCGGCCATCCCGGAACGCCCATGGAAGCGGCCCCGATCGCCTACCTGCTGTTTAACCGTCATCTGCGACATAATCCGGCCAATCCGAACTGGGCCGGGCGTGATCGGTTTGTGCTCTCGTGCGGACATGCGTCAGCCCTGATCTACAGTATGCTGCATCTGAGCGGTTACGATCTGTCGCTGGATGATCTGCGGAATTTTCGTCAAGCAGGGAGCAAGACCCCAGGGCATCCCGAGTTCGGACATACACCCGGCGTCGAGACAACTACGGGTCCTCTGGGTCAGGGGGTGGCCGTGGCCGTCGGGATGGCAATGGGGGCGCAATTTCTGGCGCAACAGGTCGATGTTGAGCTGTTTGATTACCGAACCTGGGTGATCTGCAGTGACGGCGATCTGATGGAAGGGGTGTCGTCTGAGGCTTCTTCACTGGCAGGCCACCTGAAACTCGGCAATCTTAATTATATCTACCTGGACAACAAGATCACCATCGAAGGGGATACCTCTCTGGCTTTCAGCGAAGATGTCGGCACACGCTATCTGGCCTATGGCTGGCATGTGCAGCGGGTCGAAGGGGAGAATCTGGCCGAGATCGATACTGCGATGGAGCGTGCCAAAAATGACTCCCGTCCGTCACTGATCATCGCCCGTACGCATATCGGGATCGGGGCGCCAAACAAGCATGATAGCCACGAAGCCCACGGTGCACCCCTGGGCGCCGATGAACTGGCACTGACCAAACTGGCCTATGGCCGGGATCCCAAAGAGTGTTTCGTGGTGCCGGAGGGCGTGGCCGAGCATATGCGCGGTTCGCTGGCGCGTGGCGCTGAGGAGG
Above is a genomic segment from Geopsychrobacter electrodiphilus DSM 16401 containing:
- a CDS encoding pyridoxal phosphate-dependent aminotransferase — its product is MRNNIVHIGAGELIYEIRAIVEIAEKMNRLGIKTNMENIGDPIAKGEKIPQWMKKIVADLAMQDCSYGYCATKGLLGTRQFLADLTNARGKAQITPEDIIFFNGLGDAIQKVYGLLSREARVIGPSPTYSTHSSAEGAHAGQKPVTYRLNPDNNWYPDLDDLRLSVQYNPAISGVLIINPDNPTGAVYPERILKEIIAICTEYDLFLICDEIYHNIVFNGESTKPISDLIGDLPAISMKGISKELPWPGSRCGWIEVYNADKDPVFAKYIQSILNSKMVEVCSTTLPQKAIPKILSHPEYPLYLETRRLRYEKYSNIAYDMLKQVPGLKVNRTNGAFYMSVVFKAGLLNNQQSLPIENADVRALVDGLINVPGVSHDKRFVYYLLASTGICVVPISSFCTDERGFRVTLLEMDEKEFTKVFKTLARAVGDYLSSGERRAADAKMVD
- a CDS encoding glutamate--cysteine ligase — translated: MRNFAANQLISSRDDLLAYLRSGARPREDWGIGLETEKLVIDAGTGEAASYGQIRELLTQLDGTAGWQGIYDDEALIGLQGKRSSVTLEPGGQLELSGRLCCDMHCNKRDLARYTAQINEVAPRLGLAILGFGIQPFTPLPQIEWLPKKRYAIMGPYMLKTGDMGQRMMKQTAGTQVNLDYLDEADCVRKLRLLQWLAPVFYALFANSPLLDGVECGYLSVRGEIWSRTDNDRCGLIPAFMEKGGSLDDYVAYALQTPLYFLQRGARLVDMTDRRISFADFLEQGAKGEVACLGDWDVHLSTLFPEVRLRPQLELRTPDSLPPDFALAVASLVKGLFYDDLALQHAEALIEDLNLTRRQELYRESWRIGLKARFGEATLLELARELVALARQGLARQYLQGYNADDESCFLDPLEPILRSGETLAELVLAGWHGSRQQKLKHLQHFCGYAFKA
- a CDS encoding sensor histidine kinase, giving the protein MAGAEKKSPLILVVDDDASIRVMVCMFLQEEGFIIAEAENGEAALEVFDQVQPQAVLLDAMMPVMNGFDACRALRKRPAGEHVPVMIITGLDDVDSAQRAYEAGATDFTTKPFNLIMLGYRLRYMLRASQTLNDLQTSLAMIRHQDKMASTSQLSAGVAREINNPLGFIKSNLSTLNTYFCKVLGQPGIQEKVIAEQATDEARDPAAVSGKMHKIDDLLTEGQKLIAASLEGTDQIRRIVDGLKDLARRDVNDREPTDINRCLETTINLVWNGIKNKALIQRDFGELPHLSCYPHQLSQVFGNLLLNAAQAIEKQGEIRIKTWCDGEQIYIAVADTGCGIPADNLKRIFEPFFTTREIGKGAGLGMTISYDIVKNHGGELKVTSEVGKGTTFTLTLPLVVPMRVQSPA